From the Bacteroidota bacterium genome, one window contains:
- a CDS encoding peptidoglycan synthetase, with protein MRVHFIAIGGAVMHNLAIALHKKKYTVTGSDDEIVEPSKFRLEKLGLLPAEMGWHSEKISKELDAVILGMHARVDNPELLRAQELGLKIYSYPEYIYEQTKDKIRIVIGGSHGKTTITAMILHVLKQCGKDFDFLVGAQVEGFDTMVKLSDSATIAVFEGDEYFASPIDCRPKFLLYKPDVALLSGIAWDHINIFPTYEKYVGQFKKYIDCIEQIGALIYCEADSEVKKLVAKARADIRLYPYSIPEYKIENGITYLKDDSKEIPLLVYGEHNLMNINGAHLVCKQVGISDEDFYKAISSFKGAARRLELIVKNENFSFYKDFAHSPSKVKATIEAVKKQFPDRKLIAYLELHTFSSLNENFLKEYFGSMNSADEAIVYFNPHTIEHKKLKPISEEQVKKSFGRNSLLAVTDSKKISEYILSQNWNNKNLLMMSSGTFDGMDLKKLGEQINSH; from the coding sequence ATGAGAGTACATTTTATTGCTATCGGTGGTGCCGTCATGCACAACCTCGCTATTGCGCTTCACAAAAAAAAGTATACTGTCACGGGTTCGGATGATGAAATTGTGGAGCCATCAAAATTTCGATTAGAAAAACTTGGTTTGCTTCCTGCAGAAATGGGCTGGCATTCTGAAAAAATCTCTAAAGAACTTGACGCAGTGATTCTCGGCATGCATGCACGTGTTGATAATCCTGAATTACTTCGAGCACAAGAATTAGGTTTGAAAATTTATTCCTATCCCGAATATATTTACGAGCAGACAAAAGATAAAATCAGAATTGTCATAGGAGGAAGTCACGGAAAAACAACCATCACTGCAATGATTCTTCACGTGCTGAAACAATGCGGAAAAGATTTTGATTTTCTTGTTGGCGCGCAGGTGGAAGGTTTTGATACGATGGTGAAACTTAGCGACTCTGCAACTATTGCTGTCTTCGAAGGCGATGAATATTTTGCTTCGCCAATTGACTGCAGACCGAAATTTCTTTTGTACAAACCGGATGTGGCATTGCTGAGTGGAATCGCATGGGATCATATAAATATTTTCCCGACTTATGAAAAATATGTGGGGCAGTTCAAAAAATATATTGACTGCATTGAACAGATTGGCGCGCTGATTTATTGTGAAGCAGATAGTGAAGTAAAAAAACTTGTTGCGAAAGCACGGGCAGATATTCGATTATATCCTTATTCAATTCCCGAATATAAAATTGAAAACGGAATTACGTATTTGAAAGATGATAGCAAAGAAATTCCTTTGCTTGTTTATGGCGAACACAACCTCATGAACATTAATGGCGCTCATTTAGTTTGCAAGCAGGTTGGAATTTCTGACGAAGATTTTTACAAAGCGATTTCTTCTTTCAAAGGAGCGGCAAGAAGATTAGAATTGATTGTGAAGAATGAGAATTTTTCTTTCTATAAGGATTTTGCTCACTCGCCTTCAAAAGTAAAAGCAACCATTGAAGCAGTGAAGAAACAATTTCCAGATAGAAAATTAATTGCTTACCTTGAACTTCACACGTTCAGCAGTTTGAATGAAAATTTTTTGAAAGAATATTTCGGCTCTATGAATTCTGCCGATGAAGCGATTGTTTATTTTAATCCGCATACGATTGAGCATAAAAAATTAAAACCGATTTCTGAAGAGCAAGTAAAAAAATCTTTCGGAAGAAATTCTTTGCTGGCAGTTACTGATTCAAAAAAGATTTCAGAATATATTCTCTCTCAAAATTGGAACAATAAAAATCTTTTGATGATGAGTTCAGGGACTTTTGATGGAATGGATTTGAAAAAATTAGGTGAACAAATTAATTCTCATTAG
- the uvrA gene encoding excinuclease ABC subunit UvrA has translation MEEKINEIISRSKGIVIKGARVHNLKNISLEIPRNKLVVITGVSGSGKSSLAYDTIYAEGQRRYVESLSSYARQFLGKMHKPEVDFIHGIAPAIAIEQKVISRSSRSTVGTSTEIYDYLKLLFARIGKTFSPVSGREVKRNTVSDVVNYINLLENETQITLLAPVKTEKNIFQQLELLQKQGFSRVEIDGEIKKIEDVLENKKKKLSVEKIFLVIDRFTVEKGNEENENRIADSVQTSFYEGHGECTLEITTQKMLVTRKFFSNKYESDGITFEEPSVHLFSFNNPIGACKTCEGFGSVIGLDENLIVPNKNLSIYDGAIACWKGEKMGEWKEELIKNAHKFNFPIHRPYNELSKEEKKLLWTGNEYFDGLNAFFKFVEQESFKIQYRVMLARFRGKTLCPECHGSRLRKESSYVKVTGKSIGEIVSMQIKDSFFFFKTIPLNAEEKKIAKRLLIEITTRLQFLNDVGLDYLTLNRLSNTLSGGESQRINLATSLGSSLVGSMYILDEPSIGLHPRDTQQLIKVLKSLRDVGNTVMVVEHDEEIMLAADEIIDLGPGAGTNGGEIVFQGRIGNKEIREIKENSISPIPPISLTISYLTGKEKIPVPTKRRKWKNYIEIKDAHENNLKNIDVKFPLGIFTVVTGVSGSGKTSLVKKVLYEELKKIKDGYVDHTGKEEAIKGDVHKISAVEVVDQNPIGKSSRSNPVTYIKAYDDIRNLFASQPLAKLRGYKPSTFSFNVDGGRCEVCEGEGEVTIEMQFMADVHLECEACKGKRFKEDVLEIEYKGKNIADVLDMTVEEAVKYFSEEKKIASKLKLLEEVGMGYIKLGQSSSMLSGGEAQRVKLATFLSAPTLSPSPNGGGMGRGLGSFFIFDEPTTGLHFHDIKKLLYALNRLVEEGHTLLVIEHNPEVIKCADWVIDLGPEGGDAGGHLVFEGTPENLVRSEKSITGKFLKAKI, from the coding sequence ATGGAAGAGAAAATAAATGAAATTATTTCCAGGTCGAAGGGAATTGTCATTAAAGGCGCGCGCGTTCACAACCTGAAAAATATTTCTCTTGAAATTCCAAGAAATAAATTGGTAGTGATTACCGGTGTTTCCGGTTCGGGAAAATCTTCTCTCGCTTACGATACCATTTACGCAGAAGGCCAAAGAAGATATGTAGAAAGTTTATCTTCTTATGCGCGGCAGTTTCTCGGAAAGATGCACAAGCCCGAGGTGGATTTCATTCACGGAATTGCTCCTGCCATTGCCATCGAGCAAAAAGTTATTTCAAGAAGTTCACGCTCCACAGTTGGAACTTCCACAGAAATTTATGATTACCTGAAATTGCTTTTTGCCAGAATCGGGAAAACTTTTTCTCCCGTTTCCGGCAGAGAAGTGAAACGCAATACAGTTTCGGATGTGGTAAATTATATCAATTTATTGGAGAATGAAACACAAATAACTCTTCTCGCCCCGGTTAAAACAGAGAAAAATATTTTTCAGCAATTAGAACTTTTGCAGAAGCAGGGATTTTCAAGAGTGGAAATTGATGGCGAAATAAAAAAGATTGAGGATGTTTTGGAAAATAAGAAAAAGAAATTAAGCGTTGAGAAAATTTTTCTTGTCATTGACCGCTTCACCGTTGAAAAAGGAAATGAAGAAAATGAAAACCGCATTGCAGATTCTGTTCAAACTTCATTCTATGAAGGCCACGGTGAATGCACATTGGAAATCACTACTCAAAAAATGCTCGTTACTAGAAAATTTTTTTCCAATAAATATGAATCAGACGGAATCACATTTGAAGAGCCGAGCGTTCATCTTTTCAGTTTTAATAATCCCATTGGCGCATGCAAAACCTGCGAAGGTTTCGGAAGTGTGATTGGTCTCGATGAAAATCTCATTGTGCCAAATAAAAATCTTTCCATCTACGATGGCGCCATTGCCTGCTGGAAAGGTGAAAAAATGGGAGAATGGAAAGAAGAATTAATTAAGAATGCTCATAAATTTAATTTTCCGATTCACCGCCCTTACAATGAACTTTCAAAAGAAGAAAAAAAACTTTTGTGGACGGGCAATGAATATTTTGACGGGCTGAATGCTTTTTTCAAATTCGTGGAACAGGAAAGTTTCAAGATTCAATACCGCGTAATGCTCGCGCGCTTCCGCGGAAAAACTCTTTGCCCGGAATGTCATGGCTCACGCTTGCGAAAAGAATCCTCTTACGTGAAAGTGACAGGAAAATCCATAGGGGAAATTGTTTCGATGCAGATAAAGGATTCATTTTTCTTTTTCAAAACCATTCCTCTCAATGCTGAAGAAAAAAAAATTGCAAAACGCCTGCTGATTGAAATCACAACGCGCCTGCAGTTTCTCAATGATGTTGGATTAGATTATCTCACGTTGAACCGTTTGTCAAACACGCTTTCAGGCGGAGAATCGCAGCGGATTAATCTTGCAACATCTTTGGGAAGCTCGCTCGTTGGTTCCATGTATATTCTCGATGAGCCGAGCATCGGCCTTCATCCGCGCGACACGCAGCAATTGATAAAAGTTTTGAAATCGTTGCGTGATGTAGGCAACACAGTAATGGTGGTGGAACACGATGAAGAAATTATGCTTGCAGCAGATGAAATAATTGATTTGGGTCCCGGTGCGGGCACGAACGGTGGGGAAATTGTTTTTCAAGGAAGAATAGGGAATAAGGAAATAAGGGAAATAAAGGAAAACTCTATTTCCCCTATTCCCCCTATATCCCTGACCATTTCCTATCTCACCGGAAAAGAAAAAATTCCTGTTCCAACAAAAAGAAGAAAATGGAAAAACTATATTGAAATAAAAGATGCGCATGAAAATAATTTAAAGAACATTGATGTGAAATTTCCTTTGGGAATTTTTACCGTAGTAACTGGTGTGAGCGGTTCGGGAAAAACTTCGCTTGTGAAAAAGGTTTTATACGAGGAACTGAAAAAAATAAAAGACGGATACGTTGACCATACCGGAAAAGAAGAAGCCATTAAAGGCGATGTGCATAAAATTTCTGCTGTTGAAGTTGTTGACCAGAATCCAATCGGAAAAAGTTCGCGTTCCAATCCCGTTACCTATATAAAAGCATACGATGACATACGGAATCTTTTCGCATCACAACCGCTGGCGAAATTGCGCGGATACAAGCCCTCCACTTTTTCTTTTAATGTCGATGGCGGGCGCTGCGAAGTGTGCGAAGGCGAAGGCGAAGTAACCATCGAAATGCAATTCATGGCAGATGTTCATCTGGAATGCGAAGCGTGCAAAGGAAAAAGATTCAAAGAGGATGTTTTGGAAATTGAGTATAAAGGGAAAAATATCGCGGATGTTTTGGATATGACAGTGGAAGAAGCTGTGAAATATTTTTCTGAAGAAAAAAAAATTGCTTCCAAACTAAAATTACTCGAAGAAGTTGGAATGGGCTACATCAAACTCGGGCAATCTTCCAGCATGCTCAGTGGTGGAGAAGCGCAGCGGGTGAAGCTTGCAACATTTCTTTCTGCCCCCACCCTTTCACCCTCTCCCAATGGGGGAGGGATGGGGAGAGGGCTTGGTTCATTTTTTATTTTCGATGAGCCAACCACCGGTTTGCATTTTCACGACATAAAAAAACTTTTATACGCGCTGAATCGATTGGTGGAGGAAGGACACACGCTTCTTGTAATTGAACACAACCCCGAGGTAATCAAATGTGCGGACTGGGTTATTGACTTAGGTCCAGAAGGCGGAGATGCAGGAGGGCATTTGGTTTTTGAAGGCACTCCCGAAAATTTAGTGAGGAGTGAGAAAAGCATTACGGGAAAATTTCTGAAGGCAAAAATCTAA
- a CDS encoding DUF2490 domain-containing protein: MKNYLLILFLLVSGICFSQFDDAQLWENIYLEKNITQRWVIHMNEEGRITENITRPSYIYTDWGITYKACKHLHFTLAYVPIAKKQIDDYVSFRHQFYFDFTLKKKIHRFTFYDRQMFQNQYNDILRSPNWNIPSYYLRNKVTIKYNTKKDFIPYVAEEIYFQWNNSQPNGKETDRMRYYAGVFYEKDLINEFELYYLVEPHYHISQPFTNWIIGIGYARKLYW, encoded by the coding sequence ATGAAAAACTATTTACTTATTCTTTTTCTTCTTGTTTCAGGAATTTGTTTTTCTCAGTTCGATGATGCGCAGTTATGGGAAAATATTTATCTTGAAAAAAATATTACTCAGCGCTGGGTCATTCACATGAATGAAGAAGGAAGAATAACTGAAAACATAACGCGCCCCAGTTATATTTATACCGACTGGGGAATTACCTATAAGGCCTGCAAACATTTACATTTCACACTGGCGTATGTCCCTATTGCAAAAAAACAGATAGATGATTATGTCAGTTTCCGCCACCAGTTTTATTTTGACTTCACGCTTAAGAAAAAAATTCACCGATTCACTTTTTATGACCGCCAGATGTTCCAGAATCAATACAACGATATTCTTCGCTCGCCTAACTGGAATATTCCGAGTTACTACCTGAGAAATAAAGTGACGATAAAATACAATACGAAAAAAGATTTTATTCCCTATGTGGCAGAGGAAATTTATTTTCAATGGAACAATTCTCAGCCAAACGGAAAAGAAACAGACCGCATGAGATATTACGCGGGAGTTTTTTATGAGAAGGATTTAATTAATGAATTTGAATTGTACTACCTCGTTGAACCGCATTATCACATTTCACAGCCGTTTACCAATTGGATTATCGGAATCGGCTACGCGCGAAAACTTTATTGGTAG
- the priA gene encoding primosomal protein N', with product MELFADVILPLALPKAFTYSIPENFQKKIKAGMRVVVEFKTKKLYTAIVCRVHENKPTDYKTKPIENILDEMPVANEKQLAFWKWMAGYYLCTIGEVMNAALPSGLKLSSETKIILSGKESAKENLSIDELLIIDALENKNILSIDAATEILGKKNVYPVIASLLEKEIILLQEELKEKFKPKIIPFVRFTPFADDEKNLKEIYKILEEKKQNQLELVIAYVKLSERHSKNKKEVKKSELLETSGAKESTLQSLVKKNIFEIYRKETGRFASEDAHAFSKTLSAEQKNVFQKIKNEYETKEVVLLHGVTSSGKTEIYVKLIEEMLAQGKQALYLLPEIALTTQITSRIKKYFGDKLGVYHSRFNENERVEIWNGIINPKIILGARSALFLPFSNLGLVIVDEEHDGSYKQQNPAPKYNARDAAIVLAKMHGAKVLLGSATPSVESYFNAQENKFGFAELQTRHGGAELPEIIISDVKLASKLKQMKSHFSPILLENIESALKEKEQIIIFQNRRGFAPFLECQSCGWIPQCKNCDVSVVYHKTGNQLRCHYCGFTLPLPSACKKCGDTNIKMKNFGTEKIEEELEIFFPQAKIARMDLDSTRSKFAYQHLINDFEEKKIDILVGTQMVTKGLDFDNVSVVGILSADQMLNFPDFRSHERSFQIMSQVAGRAGRKNKGKVIIQTYSPTHPVIEHVVKHDYLKMFSEEIEHRKNFKYPPFHRLIELTVMHRDMDVVILSSDELTKKLRDFLGKRVLGPEFALIPRIKNLYHKKILLKIAREESSAKVKEKIFELISKMQSADAYKAVKVHADVDPL from the coding sequence ATGGAACTTTTTGCCGATGTAATTCTCCCGCTCGCCCTTCCAAAAGCATTTACATATTCCATTCCTGAAAATTTTCAAAAGAAAATAAAAGCAGGAATGCGCGTGGTGGTGGAATTCAAAACAAAAAAACTTTATACCGCCATCGTTTGCCGCGTTCATGAAAATAAACCCACTGACTATAAAACAAAACCCATTGAAAACATTCTGGATGAAATGCCGGTGGCGAATGAAAAACAACTTGCCTTCTGGAAATGGATGGCGGGTTATTACCTCTGCACCATTGGGGAAGTGATGAATGCCGCACTGCCTTCGGGATTAAAACTTTCGAGCGAAACAAAAATTATATTAAGCGGCAAAGAAAGCGCAAAAGAAAATTTAAGCATTGACGAACTGCTAATTATTGATGCGCTGGAAAATAAAAATATTTTATCTATTGATGCTGCAACTGAAATTCTCGGAAAGAAAAATGTTTATCCGGTAATCGCGTCTTTGTTAGAAAAAGAAATTATTCTTCTGCAGGAAGAATTAAAAGAAAAATTCAAACCAAAAATTATTCCCTTTGTCCGCTTCACTCCCTTTGCCGATGATGAAAAAAACCTGAAAGAGATTTATAAAATATTGGAAGAGAAAAAACAAAACCAGTTGGAGTTGGTGATTGCCTATGTAAAACTTTCCGAGCGCCATTCAAAAAATAAAAAGGAAGTAAAAAAATCTGAACTATTGGAAACATCCGGAGCAAAAGAATCAACTCTCCAATCGCTTGTTAAGAAAAATATATTTGAAATATACCGGAAAGAAACCGGGCGTTTTGCTTCGGAAGATGCGCATGCATTCAGCAAGACGCTTTCGGCAGAACAAAAAAATGTTTTTCAGAAAATAAAAAACGAATATGAAACAAAAGAAGTTGTTCTTCTGCATGGAGTAACTTCCAGCGGCAAAACAGAAATCTATGTAAAACTTATTGAAGAAATGCTCGCGCAGGGGAAACAGGCACTTTATCTTCTTCCCGAAATTGCACTCACCACGCAAATCACAAGCAGGATAAAAAAATATTTCGGAGACAAACTTGGCGTATATCATTCGCGCTTCAATGAAAACGAACGGGTAGAAATCTGGAATGGAATTATAAATCCTAAAATTATTCTTGGCGCCCGTTCCGCTTTGTTTCTTCCTTTTTCCAATTTAGGTTTAGTGATTGTGGATGAAGAGCACGATGGTTCATACAAGCAGCAAAATCCTGCTCCGAAATATAACGCACGGGATGCAGCCATTGTACTGGCAAAAATGCATGGCGCAAAAGTTTTACTCGGCTCTGCTACACCTTCTGTTGAAAGTTATTTCAATGCGCAGGAAAACAAGTTCGGATTCGCTGAACTGCAAACGCGGCATGGAGGTGCGGAACTTCCTGAAATAATTATTTCCGATGTGAAACTTGCTTCCAAACTCAAGCAAATGAAATCACACTTCTCCCCTATTCTGCTTGAGAATATTGAATCTGCGCTGAAAGAAAAAGAACAGATAATAATTTTTCAGAACCGCAGGGGTTTTGCTCCCTTTCTCGAATGCCAGTCGTGCGGATGGATTCCGCAATGTAAAAACTGCGATGTAAGCGTGGTATATCACAAAACCGGAAATCAACTTCGCTGCCACTACTGTGGATTCACATTGCCGCTTCCATCTGCCTGCAAAAAATGCGGAGACACAAATATCAAGATGAAAAATTTCGGCACAGAAAAAATTGAAGAAGAACTCGAAATATTTTTTCCGCAGGCAAAAATTGCGCGTATGGATTTGGATTCCACACGCTCAAAGTTTGCTTATCAGCATTTAATTAATGATTTTGAAGAAAAAAAAATAGATATTCTTGTCGGAACGCAAATGGTAACGAAAGGATTGGATTTTGACAATGTAAGTGTAGTTGGAATTCTCAGTGCTGACCAGATGCTCAACTTTCCCGACTTTCGTTCGCATGAGCGGAGTTTTCAAATCATGTCGCAAGTAGCGGGAAGAGCCGGAAGAAAAAACAAAGGCAAAGTGATTATTCAAACGTATTCGCCAACTCATCCTGTGATTGAACACGTGGTGAAACACGATTACTTAAAAATGTTCAGCGAAGAAATTGAACACCGGAAAAATTTCAAGTATCCGCCTTTTCACCGGCTGATTGAACTTACAGTAATGCACAGGGATATGGATGTTGTAATTCTTTCTTCCGATGAACTCACGAAAAAATTGCGTGACTTTCTTGGCAAACGCGTGCTTGGTCCTGAGTTTGCACTGATTCCCCGAATTAAAAATCTTTACCATAAAAAAATTCTTTTGAAGATTGCCCGCGAAGAATCATCGGCTAAAGTGAAAGAAAAAATTTTTGAATTAATTTCAAAAATGCAAAGTGCGGACGCTTATAAAGCAGTTAAAGTGCATGCGGATGTAGACCCATTATAG
- the rho gene encoding transcription termination factor Rho: MYDIIELNSKALNELKEIAKELNILKFETLKKQDLIYEILDQQAINPSKASTQTKTRKPMDEKRPSKKMQDDFIDTNGEETPAPSDEPKRMEQSYAEEEKFSLPVEPVISPSETRMEETPPQEMQRERKPEINFDGIVQGEGVLEIMPDGYGFLRSSDYQYLNSPDDVYVSQSQIRLFGLKTGDTVTGSIRPPKEGEKYFPLIKVEMINGRDPSYVRDRVPFEHLTPLFPIEKFKLAASKEKNMSLRIVDLFTPIGKGQRALIVAQPKTGKTVLMKDLANAISANNPEAYLIVLLIDERPEEVTDMARSVNAEVISSTFDEPAERHARIANLVLEKAKRMVECGHDVVILLDSITRLARAYNTLSPASGKVLSGGVEASALQKPKRFFGAARKIENGGSLTILATALTETGSKMDEVIFEEFKGTGNSEMQLDRKLANKRIYPSIDIVSSSTRRDDLLVDKETLQRVWILRKHLSDMNPLEAMEFIQDRMRNTNSNEEFLVSMNS; the protein is encoded by the coding sequence ATGTATGACATTATTGAACTAAACAGCAAAGCGCTGAATGAACTGAAAGAAATCGCAAAAGAACTTAACATTCTCAAATTCGAAACGCTGAAGAAGCAAGACCTCATTTATGAAATTCTCGACCAGCAGGCAATAAACCCTTCCAAAGCTTCCACGCAAACAAAAACCCGCAAACCCATGGACGAAAAACGACCTTCCAAAAAAATGCAGGATGATTTTATTGACACTAACGGTGAAGAAACTCCTGCGCCTTCCGATGAGCCCAAACGCATGGAGCAATCCTATGCCGAAGAAGAAAAATTTTCTCTTCCCGTTGAGCCGGTAATTTCTCCCAGCGAAACACGCATGGAAGAAACTCCTCCGCAGGAAATGCAGCGCGAACGAAAGCCCGAAATTAACTTCGATGGAATTGTGCAGGGTGAAGGCGTTCTGGAAATCATGCCCGATGGCTACGGCTTCCTGCGTTCGTCTGATTATCAGTATTTGAATTCACCCGATGATGTGTATGTTTCGCAATCGCAAATCCGTTTGTTCGGTTTGAAAACAGGCGATACAGTAACAGGTTCCATTCGTCCGCCAAAAGAAGGAGAAAAATATTTTCCGCTCATTAAAGTGGAAATGATTAACGGCCGCGACCCATCGTATGTGCGCGACCGCGTTCCGTTCGAGCATCTCACGCCTCTTTTTCCTATAGAAAAATTCAAACTTGCCGCTTCGAAAGAAAAAAATATGTCGCTGCGCATTGTGGATTTATTCACACCTATCGGGAAAGGACAGCGCGCACTCATTGTTGCCCAGCCGAAAACAGGAAAAACAGTTTTGATGAAAGATTTGGCGAATGCCATTTCCGCAAATAATCCGGAAGCATATTTGATTGTGCTTTTGATTGACGAGCGCCCGGAAGAAGTTACTGACATGGCTCGCAGCGTTAATGCAGAAGTAATTTCTTCTACATTCGATGAGCCCGCAGAACGCCACGCGCGAATTGCGAATCTTGTTTTGGAAAAAGCAAAACGCATGGTGGAATGCGGACACGATGTGGTAATTCTTCTCGACTCGATTACACGGCTTGCACGCGCATACAATACGCTTTCGCCTGCGAGCGGAAAAGTTTTATCAGGTGGTGTGGAAGCAAGCGCGCTTCAAAAGCCAAAACGGTTTTTTGGCGCTGCACGAAAAATTGAAAATGGAGGTTCTCTCACCATTCTCGCAACCGCACTTACGGAAACCGGCTCAAAGATGGACGAAGTGATTTTCGAAGAATTCAAAGGAACCGGCAACAGTGAAATGCAGCTTGACCGCAAACTCGCGAACAAACGTATCTATCCATCTATAGATATTGTTTCTTCCAGCACGCGAAGAGATGATTTGCTTGTGGACAAAGAAACTTTGCAGCGCGTTTGGATTTTGCGCAAACATCTTTCAGACATGAATCCGCTCGAAGCAATGGAATTTATTCAAGACAGAATGCGCAACACAAACAGCAATGAGGAGTTTTTGGTTTCGATGAATAGTTAA
- a CDS encoding MBL fold metallo-hydrolase, whose translation MKLYSINTGYFKLDGGAMFGVVPKSIWNRTNPADENNMIDLAMRALLVEDGNKLILIDNGMGSKQDAKFFSYYYLHGDDTLEKSLAKYGFTPDDITDMFLSHLHFDHCGGSVKWNNARTKFELTFKNATYWSNEQHWNWATHPNVREKPSFLKENILPIHESGHLKFTKEGEELFPGFTIIYSNGHTDAMMHPHIKYKGKTVVYLADLIPTVGHIPLPYVMGYDTRPLITLDEKEKFLNKAAEEEYILFFEHDPKNECCTVQKTEKGVRLKESFSLVALNP comes from the coding sequence ATGAAACTATATTCTATCAACACCGGCTATTTCAAATTGGATGGAGGCGCAATGTTTGGCGTTGTTCCGAAATCAATCTGGAACAGAACTAATCCTGCCGATGAAAACAACATGATTGATTTGGCAATGCGCGCGCTGCTAGTGGAAGATGGAAATAAATTAATACTGATTGATAACGGAATGGGAAGTAAACAGGATGCAAAGTTTTTTTCCTATTATTATTTACATGGAGATGACACGCTGGAAAAATCGTTGGCGAAATATGGGTTCACTCCCGATGATATTACGGATATGTTTCTCTCGCATCTTCACTTCGACCATTGCGGAGGAAGTGTAAAGTGGAACAATGCCAGAACAAAATTTGAACTCACTTTCAAAAACGCAACTTACTGGAGCAACGAACAGCATTGGAATTGGGCAACTCATCCTAACGTTCGAGAGAAGCCAAGTTTTCTGAAAGAAAATATTTTACCCATTCACGAGAGCGGACATTTAAAATTTACAAAAGAAGGAGAAGAATTATTTCCCGGTTTCACAATTATCTATTCCAACGGGCATACCGATGCAATGATGCATCCACACATAAAGTACAAAGGAAAAACGGTTGTCTATCTTGCGGATTTAATTCCAACAGTTGGGCATATTCCGCTTCCGTACGTGATGGGCTACGATACGCGCCCGCTGATTACGCTGGATGAAAAAGAAAAATTTTTGAACAAAGCGGCTGAAGAAGAATATATTTTATTCTTTGAACACGATCCTAAAAACGAATGTTGCACTGTGCAGAAAACGGAAAAGGGTGTGAGGTTGAAGGAAAGTTTTTCACTCGTTGCCCTAAATCCCTAA
- a CDS encoding DUF4199 domain-containing protein produces MKPIFKYSLLASFLVIAVKLLVYFTHTQFSAIGIYSGLLSLLLLTVPLFLAIKNRRDNELGGFITLKEVMKVGLGISVISGLIICAFTFLYYKFIDHETLEQLITRTTDFMHKENKTSYEIEIELTALKEFYSPFKQATGVLTGILISGLILSFILSTFFVRRNSANEN; encoded by the coding sequence ATGAAGCCAATCTTTAAATATTCATTGCTCGCTTCTTTTCTCGTAATTGCAGTAAAACTTCTTGTTTATTTTACTCACACGCAGTTCTCCGCAATTGGAATTTATTCCGGACTGCTTTCGCTCTTACTTCTCACTGTTCCACTTTTTCTTGCTATCAAAAACAGGCGCGATAATGAACTTGGTGGATTTATCACACTGAAAGAAGTTATGAAAGTCGGCTTGGGAATTTCTGTTATATCAGGATTGATTATTTGCGCATTCACTTTTCTCTATTATAAATTCATTGACCACGAAACGCTGGAGCAACTAATTACACGCACAACAGATTTCATGCATAAAGAAAATAAAACTTCATATGAAATAGAAATTGAATTAACTGCGCTGAAAGAATTTTATTCTCCTTTCAAGCAGGCAACCGGAGTGCTGACGGGAATTTTAATTTCTGGATTAATCCTTTCGTTTATCCTTTCTACATTTTTTGTGCGAAGAAATTCTGCTAATGAGAATTAA